One window of Lemur catta isolate mLemCat1 chromosome 3, mLemCat1.pri, whole genome shotgun sequence genomic DNA carries:
- the LOC123635870 gene encoding SCAN domain-containing protein 1-like isoform X2 produces the protein METEGYPETQRNREVQNDQMRSLLNEMMAEEPEVVLIPASQVQVPREPSGLPPEQLNEDSVEDLDNMPQRNPPNPATSRQRFRKFRYEDAAGPRDVLRHLQELAGQWLRPDIHTKEQIVEMLVQEQFQAVLPEELRAQAQRCQPGVRITG, from the coding sequence ATGGAGACTGAAGGGTACCCAGAGACACAAAGAAATAGAGAAGTCCAGAATGATCAAATGAGGTCACTACTAAATGAAATGATGGCTGAGGAGCCAGAAGTCGTCCTAATCCCAGCTTCCCAGGTCCAGGTTCCACGAGAGCCTTCTGGGCTCCCACCAGAGCAGCTCAATGAAGACTCTGTTGAGGACCTTGATAACATGCCACAAAGGAATCCTCCGAACCCTGCAACTTCCAGGCAGAGGTTCAGGAAGTTCCGCTATGAGGATGCAGCTGGTCCCAGGGATGTCCTCAGACATCTTCAGGAGCTTGCTGGACAGTGGCTGAGACCTGACATTCACACAAAGGAGCAGATTGTGGAAATGCTGGTGCAGGAGCAATTCCAGGCTGTGCTGCCTGAGGAGCTCAGAGCTCAAGCCCAGAGATGTCAGCCTGGAGTCAGAATCACTGGCTAA
- the LOC123635870 gene encoding SCAN domain-containing protein 1-like isoform X1 produces MGEKMDAGFSSKESETFFSQSSGMETEGYPETQRNREVQNDQMRSLLNEMMAEEPEVVLIPASQVQVPREPSGLPPEQLNEDSVEDLDNMPQRNPPNPATSRQRFRKFRYEDAAGPRDVLRHLQELAGQWLRPDIHTKEQIVEMLVQEQFQAVLPEELRAQAQRCQPGVRITG; encoded by the exons ATGGGAGAAAAAATGGATGCAGGATTCTCCAGCAAG GAATCTGAAACGTTTTTTTCCCAGAGTTCCGGAATGGAGACTGAAGGGTACCCAGAGACACAAAGAAATAGAGAAGTCCAGAATGATCAAATGAGGTCACTACTAAATGAAATGATGGCTGAGGAGCCAGAAGTCGTCCTAATCCCAGCTTCCCAGGTCCAGGTTCCACGAGAGCCTTCTGGGCTCCCACCAGAGCAGCTCAATGAAGACTCTGTTGAGGACCTTGATAACATGCCACAAAGGAATCCTCCGAACCCTGCAACTTCCAGGCAGAGGTTCAGGAAGTTCCGCTATGAGGATGCAGCTGGTCCCAGGGATGTCCTCAGACATCTTCAGGAGCTTGCTGGACAGTGGCTGAGACCTGACATTCACACAAAGGAGCAGATTGTGGAAATGCTGGTGCAGGAGCAATTCCAGGCTGTGCTGCCTGAGGAGCTCAGAGCTCAAGCCCAGAGATGTCAGCCTGGAGTCAGAATCACTGGCTAA